Proteins from one Haloarchaeobius litoreus genomic window:
- a CDS encoding archaellin/type IV pilin N-terminal domain-containing protein has product MIVDVTENDERGQVGIGTLIIFIAMVLVAAVAAGVLINTAGLLESTASDTGADSQAQVSNQIDVVTAVGEVNTSAGHISTLNFTVKKSAGSDQLDLQDATIEFLSADASTTLEYGASTSATNFSTESLVGNGDQVLDNTTERVRITVDVSNSGIGDPLDDGEEATVRFVDQSGATTIYGVNVPDTLSGETFVAV; this is encoded by the coding sequence ATGATAGTGGACGTAACAGAGAACGACGAACGCGGTCAGGTGGGCATCGGCACCCTGATAATCTTCATTGCCATGGTGCTCGTCGCCGCAGTGGCGGCCGGCGTGCTCATCAACACGGCCGGGCTGCTCGAGTCCACGGCGTCCGACACGGGCGCGGACTCACAGGCACAGGTTTCCAATCAGATCGACGTGGTCACGGCTGTCGGTGAGGTGAACACCTCGGCCGGTCACATCTCGACGCTGAACTTCACGGTCAAGAAGTCCGCAGGCTCCGACCAACTCGACCTGCAAGATGCGACCATCGAGTTCCTCAGCGCCGACGCCAGTACGACCCTCGAATACGGGGCTTCGACCTCGGCGACCAACTTCTCGACCGAATCGCTGGTCGGGAACGGTGACCAGGTGCTCGACAACACGACCGAGCGCGTGCGCATCACCGTCGACGTGTCCAACTCCGGCATCGGCGACCCGCTCGATGACGGTGAGGAAGCGACCGTTCGCTTCGTCGACCAGTCCGGTGCGACGACGATCTACGGCGTGAACGTGCCCGACACGCTCTCGGGTGAGACCTTCGTGGCGGTGTAA
- a CDS encoding archaellin/type IV pilin N-terminal domain-containing protein, whose protein sequence is MFADITSEDGERGQVGIGTLIIFIAMVLVAAVAAGVLINTAGLLESTASDTGQDSQSQVSNQIDVVTAVGFNDGSGDVTQLNFTVKKSAGSDQIDLQDATVEFLSNDASTTLQYGANTSATQFATESLVGNGDQVLDNTTERVKITINATDVGDPLSPGEEATIRFVDQSGATTIYGVNVPDTISGETYVAV, encoded by the coding sequence ATGTTCGCAGACATCACCTCAGAAGACGGTGAGCGTGGTCAGGTCGGTATCGGTACCCTGATCATCTTCATCGCGATGGTGCTCGTCGCCGCAGTGGCGGCCGGCGTGCTCATCAACACGGCCGGGCTGCTGGAGTCCACGGCCTCCGACACGGGCCAGGACTCCCAGTCCCAGGTCTCCAACCAGATCGACGTGGTCACCGCCGTCGGCTTCAACGACGGCAGTGGCGACGTGACCCAGCTGAACTTCACGGTCAAGAAGTCCGCGGGCTCGGATCAGATCGACCTGCAGGACGCGACCGTCGAGTTCCTGAGCAACGACGCGAGTACGACGCTCCAGTATGGTGCGAACACGTCAGCCACCCAGTTCGCGACCGAATCGCTGGTCGGGAACGGTGACCAGGTGCTCGACAACACGACCGAGCGCGTGAAGATCACGATCAACGCGACGGACGTCGGCGACCCGCTCAGCCCGGGCGAGGAAGCGACCATTCGCTTCGTCGACCAGTCCGGTGCGACGACGATCTACGGCGTGAACGTACCCGACACGATCTCGGGCGAGACCTACGTGGCGGTCTAG
- a CDS encoding DUF5807 family protein, translated as MSDSRRERFLAGELPEDIALYLADSFVDDVGRLEKYGERVADGIVVVVDGDSGRDAFTAATGADAMNFAKEAMGTEGVIAPNLTAGDCPECDDGHVEYVFAFAEEQNEEVGGLYEEGDVIHAYARCDCGAAYSQKWVAGSR; from the coding sequence ATGAGCGACTCACGCCGCGAGCGGTTTCTGGCGGGCGAGCTGCCCGAGGACATCGCACTCTACCTGGCCGACAGCTTCGTCGACGACGTCGGCCGGCTCGAGAAGTACGGCGAGCGCGTGGCCGACGGCATCGTCGTCGTCGTGGACGGCGACAGCGGCCGCGACGCGTTCACCGCCGCGACCGGGGCCGACGCGATGAACTTCGCGAAGGAGGCCATGGGCACCGAGGGCGTCATCGCGCCGAACCTCACCGCCGGCGACTGTCCGGAGTGCGACGACGGCCACGTCGAGTACGTGTTCGCCTTCGCCGAGGAGCAGAACGAGGAGGTCGGCGGCCTCTACGAGGAGGGCGACGTCATCCACGCCTACGCACGCTGTGACTGCGGGGCGGCGTACAGCCAGAAGTGGGTCGCCGGCTCCCGGTAG
- a CDS encoding carbohydrate kinase family protein, translated as MPTVVAVGSALLDRIYHVTNLPEPDGGAFARDERLAAGGVAANVATACARLGRDAGVVSRVGRDDDGDRILDSLAAEDIDASHVSRGDERSSYAMILRDDDGHRMIIAGGESIPKLRLDDAALDYCRDADVVFTSAYAPDRVVSRLVEAAREDDEFPPIVFDLAGPLEELEGRGTEPETIDDLLPVVDCFVSSEVPLRSYLGCDGREAAAELRDRGVTRAALTRGEDGALLLDGDDVVEVPAFRVDAVDTTGAGDAFSAGLVDAWILDGKPAAEAGRFAAAVAAENCLGEGARGGLPGRETVLERL; from the coding sequence ATGCCCACCGTCGTCGCCGTCGGCAGCGCCCTGCTCGACCGTATCTACCACGTCACCAACCTGCCGGAACCCGACGGCGGCGCGTTCGCCCGCGACGAACGACTCGCGGCGGGCGGTGTCGCAGCCAACGTCGCCACCGCCTGCGCCCGGCTCGGCCGTGACGCCGGCGTCGTCAGCCGCGTCGGCCGAGACGACGACGGCGACCGGATTCTCGACTCGCTTGCTGCCGAAGACATCGACGCCAGCCACGTCTCCCGCGGCGACGAACGGTCCAGCTACGCGATGATACTCCGGGACGACGACGGCCACCGGATGATAATCGCCGGCGGCGAGAGCATCCCGAAGCTCAGGCTGGACGACGCCGCCCTCGACTACTGCCGCGATGCAGACGTGGTGTTCACCAGCGCGTACGCGCCGGACAGGGTCGTCTCGCGACTCGTCGAGGCTGCCCGCGAGGACGACGAGTTCCCGCCCATCGTCTTCGACCTCGCCGGCCCGCTCGAAGAACTCGAAGGCCGCGGCACGGAGCCGGAGACCATCGACGACCTCCTTCCGGTGGTGGACTGCTTCGTATCGAGCGAGGTGCCCCTGCGCTCGTACCTCGGCTGCGACGGGCGCGAGGCGGCCGCGGAACTGCGCGACCGCGGGGTCACGCGGGCCGCCCTGACGCGTGGCGAGGACGGCGCGCTGTTGCTGGACGGAGACGACGTGGTGGAGGTCCCCGCGTTTCGGGTCGACGCCGTGGACACGACCGGTGCCGGCGACGCCTTCTCGGCCGGGCTGGTGGATGCGTGGATTCTCGACGGGAAACCGGCGGCCGAGGCGGGGCGGTTCGCGGCCGCGGTGGCGGCGGAGAACTGCCTCGGCGAGGGTGCACGTGGTGGGTTGCCGGGGCGGGAGACGGTGCTGGAGCGACTCTGA
- a CDS encoding type II toxin-antitoxin system HicA family toxin produces MGRRTFSGREVVKVLVNIGGFEWRRTTGDHAQLYYEHPTNEDDRRQVTVPLHGELRTGTLREIAERAGANDFDEFCDWLDRNA; encoded by the coding sequence ATGGGCCGGCGGACGTTCTCCGGCAGGGAAGTCGTGAAGGTACTCGTGAACATCGGTGGCTTCGAGTGGCGACGAACGACCGGTGACCACGCACAGCTGTACTACGAGCACCCGACGAACGAGGACGACAGGCGACAGGTTACGGTACCACTACACGGCGAACTGCGGACAGGGACACTCCGTGAGATAGCCGAGCGTGCAGGTGCGAACGACTTCGACGAGTTCTGCGACTGGCTCGACCGGAACGCGTAG
- a CDS encoding type II toxin-antitoxin system HicB family antitoxin: MASSTQDGDAHDDEIRLWREDGWWIAKDVETGVTTQGESRAEALDNLDEAVALHRGEAGHEPSEEELRETGIEPEDNTTGDQEPPDVLE; the protein is encoded by the coding sequence ATGGCCAGTTCGACACAGGATGGCGACGCTCACGACGACGAGATTCGTCTGTGGCGCGAGGACGGCTGGTGGATCGCCAAGGACGTCGAGACTGGCGTGACGACGCAGGGCGAGTCCCGGGCCGAGGCACTCGACAACCTCGACGAGGCCGTCGCCCTTCACCGGGGAGAAGCGGGGCACGAACCGAGCGAGGAGGAGCTTCGTGAGACGGGAATCGAGCCCGAGGACAATACGACAGGCGACCAGGAACCGCCGGACGTGCTCGAATAG
- a CDS encoding DHH family phosphoesterase, with translation MNEELIADEDMPLARKSILPGTGFFVPDEVDEERREREAMSALSGKSVAVVADPDADGLACVALLREAFGEAGLIPASPHDLEEGMELVAEFGEPGLDVFVCDLCPDRFEYVEEELDMLLETADSVRWFDHHQWDPEVEQAVRDAGVDLVVGDGEEECTADVAVRSLDYDFDDKFVDLAAVTRDHDLWLREDERSGDLADLAYWLEPDEYVDIVARGGADLPPEAEELLAERRVEKEALIEKAVDRGEIREVNGWTVGVTYGRCSQNEVAEAFREQGADASVVVKPAGSASIRGTDEFERCHEVAAQVNGGGHPKAAGCKPDIYGDMLDYAHHWTTRGATAKQVILDGFRNLEPEDDDEGVETER, from the coding sequence ATGAACGAGGAACTCATCGCTGACGAGGACATGCCGCTGGCGCGGAAGTCCATCCTGCCGGGCACCGGCTTCTTCGTGCCCGACGAGGTCGACGAGGAGCGACGCGAGCGCGAGGCGATGTCGGCGCTTTCGGGCAAATCGGTGGCCGTCGTGGCCGACCCCGACGCCGACGGGCTGGCCTGCGTCGCACTGCTGCGAGAGGCCTTCGGCGAGGCCGGACTGATCCCGGCCAGCCCCCACGACCTGGAGGAGGGCATGGAGTTGGTCGCGGAGTTCGGCGAGCCCGGACTCGACGTGTTCGTCTGCGACCTCTGCCCGGACAGGTTCGAGTACGTCGAGGAGGAGCTCGACATGCTGCTCGAGACCGCCGACAGCGTGCGCTGGTTCGACCACCACCAGTGGGACCCCGAGGTCGAACAGGCCGTCCGCGACGCGGGCGTCGACCTCGTCGTCGGCGACGGCGAGGAGGAGTGCACCGCCGACGTGGCCGTGCGCTCGCTCGACTACGACTTCGACGACAAGTTCGTCGACCTCGCCGCGGTCACCCGCGACCACGACCTCTGGCTCCGCGAGGACGAGCGCAGCGGAGACCTCGCGGACCTCGCGTACTGGCTCGAACCCGACGAGTACGTCGACATCGTCGCCAGGGGGGGCGCGGACCTCCCGCCCGAGGCTGAGGAGCTGCTCGCCGAGCGCCGCGTCGAGAAGGAAGCGCTCATCGAGAAGGCCGTCGACCGCGGCGAGATCCGCGAGGTCAACGGCTGGACCGTCGGCGTCACCTACGGCCGCTGCTCCCAGAACGAGGTCGCCGAGGCCTTCCGCGAGCAGGGCGCGGACGCGAGCGTCGTCGTCAAGCCCGCCGGCTCCGCCTCAATCCGCGGCACCGACGAGTTCGAGCGCTGCCACGAGGTCGCCGCGCAGGTCAACGGCGGCGGTCACCCCAAGGCGGCGGGCTGCAAGCCCGACATCTACGGCGACATGCTCGACTACGCCCACCACTGGACCACCCGCGGCGCGACCGCGAAGCAGGTCATCCTCGACGGCTTCCGGAACTTAGAGCCCGAGGACGACGACGAGGGCGTGGAGACGGAGCGGTAA
- a CDS encoding alpha/beta fold hydrolase — protein MDVPDDWTTDTVHANDIDLQYHRTGEGPPLVVAHGFYENARCRIPLIEDLADDFDVIAYDARGHGGSDGPDWGYGIDDRVADLVGLVEALELDDPILFGHSAGGSTVAWAAARHPDLPRAVVLEDPDAWRGEPDMTPGEMSEFVRERVAGLAEQSVAEIAAEHDELDDERARRVAVANRECDPNIAGFAAAGFEQTPEAFPDIDAPTLVLKRDTDPEERAADLAIADALPDGRLVHVPGSEHHVFWSEYDAAWAELRAFLYRVAN, from the coding sequence ATGGACGTCCCCGACGACTGGACCACCGACACGGTCCACGCGAACGACATCGACCTCCAGTACCACCGGACCGGCGAGGGACCGCCGCTCGTCGTCGCCCACGGCTTCTACGAGAACGCGCGCTGTCGAATTCCACTCATCGAGGACCTCGCCGACGATTTCGACGTAATCGCCTACGACGCCCGCGGCCACGGGGGCTCCGACGGCCCGGACTGGGGCTACGGCATCGACGACCGCGTGGCCGACCTCGTCGGACTCGTGGAGGCACTGGAACTCGACGACCCCATCCTGTTCGGGCACTCCGCCGGCGGCTCGACGGTCGCCTGGGCCGCCGCCCGACACCCGGACCTCCCCCGTGCCGTCGTGCTGGAGGACCCCGACGCCTGGCGCGGCGAGCCCGACATGACCCCCGGGGAGATGTCCGAGTTCGTCCGCGAACGCGTCGCGGGGCTGGCCGAGCAGTCGGTCGCGGAGATCGCCGCCGAGCACGACGAACTGGACGACGAGCGGGCCCGGCGCGTCGCCGTGGCGAACAGAGAGTGCGACCCGAACATCGCGGGCTTCGCGGCCGCCGGTTTCGAACAGACGCCCGAGGCGTTCCCCGACATCGATGCCCCGACGCTGGTCCTGAAGCGGGACACCGACCCCGAGGAGCGTGCGGCGGACCTGGCGATTGCTGATGCGCTGCCGGATGGACGCCTCGTCCACGTGCCCGGCTCCGAGCACCACGTCTTCTGGAGCGAGTACGACGCGGCGTGGGCGGAGCTCCGGGCGTTCCTGTACCGGGTGGCGAACTGA
- a CDS encoding sensor histidine kinase: MTGVFDRHPSLPVVGLGVGYLVAAAVHLVGGGNDGVATAVEAVLLGLLGTALLYGSVRLSRLDLDTHDGLRVFFWVLGSGLVGLVVATLLIKMQQLEGVELQNIPVLLVTASGATAIVGLGVAEYRERLWSERKTLREQTDYTARLHRRLSVLNRALRHNLRNETTVIRGYTESLLDTEPRDDSRATLRTIRKHTKNVERLGNQAKRLNQVWENEFTDELDLTEVVEVSVEDVLAEHDDVTVTTDLPPSAPADVHHRFDFAVREAVENAVRHNDPGTDVRVSIDRNPPDTVTVSVSDTGDGIPEDELDAIREGSEDSLVHGSGLGLWLMYWTVTMSNGDLSFERNEPQGTVVEMTVPATEAN; this comes from the coding sequence ATGACCGGGGTCTTCGACCGACATCCCTCCCTGCCGGTCGTCGGACTCGGTGTCGGGTACCTGGTGGCCGCAGCGGTCCACCTCGTCGGTGGAGGCAACGACGGCGTCGCGACGGCGGTCGAGGCGGTGCTCCTCGGACTCCTCGGGACGGCCCTGCTCTACGGGAGCGTGCGACTCTCCCGGCTCGATCTCGACACGCACGACGGCCTTCGGGTGTTCTTCTGGGTCCTGGGTTCGGGCCTCGTCGGCCTCGTCGTCGCCACACTCCTCATCAAGATGCAGCAGCTCGAGGGCGTCGAACTCCAGAACATCCCGGTCTTGCTGGTGACGGCGTCGGGGGCAACCGCCATCGTCGGACTCGGCGTCGCGGAGTACCGGGAGCGCCTGTGGAGCGAACGGAAGACCCTCCGCGAACAGACGGACTACACCGCCAGGCTGCACCGCCGACTGTCCGTCCTCAACCGCGCCCTCCGCCACAACCTCCGGAACGAGACCACCGTCATCCGAGGGTACACCGAGTCGCTGCTCGACACCGAACCGAGGGACGATTCGAGAGCCACGTTGCGGACCATCCGCAAGCACACGAAGAACGTCGAGCGGCTCGGGAACCAGGCGAAACGGCTCAACCAGGTCTGGGAGAACGAGTTCACCGACGAACTCGACCTCACCGAGGTGGTCGAGGTTAGCGTGGAAGACGTACTGGCAGAACACGATGACGTAACCGTCACCACCGACCTGCCGCCGTCCGCCCCCGCCGACGTGCACCACCGGTTCGACTTCGCGGTGAGGGAAGCCGTCGAGAACGCCGTCCGACACAACGACCCCGGGACCGATGTCCGGGTATCGATCGACCGGAATCCTCCGGACACCGTCACCGTGTCCGTCTCCGACACCGGCGATGGCATCCCCGAGGACGAACTCGACGCCATCCGTGAGGGAAGCGAGGACTCCCTCGTCCACGGCTCCGGGCTCGGCCTGTGGCTGATGTACTGGACCGTCACCATGTCGAACGGCGACCTCTCGTTCGAGCGGAACGAGCCACAGGGGACGGTCGTCGAGATGACCGTCCCCGCTACCGAGGCGAACTGA
- a CDS encoding universal stress protein: MFDTVVIATDGSESVKRAVAVALDLAERFDATVHALYVIDASEVESSPESVRDQFREALEESAEDALADVTADTDLPVQTAIREGRPAAEICAFAREVDADVVATGTRGRHGENRFLIGSVAERVVRTCESPVLTVRQLQEA, translated from the coding sequence ATGTTCGACACCGTCGTCATCGCCACCGACGGCTCCGAGAGCGTCAAACGCGCCGTCGCGGTCGCTCTCGATCTGGCAGAGCGCTTCGACGCGACGGTCCACGCGCTGTACGTGATCGACGCGAGCGAGGTGGAGTCCTCGCCCGAGTCGGTGCGCGACCAGTTCCGCGAGGCGCTTGAGGAGAGCGCGGAGGACGCGCTGGCGGATGTCACCGCGGACACCGACCTGCCGGTGCAGACCGCCATCCGCGAGGGCCGGCCGGCCGCGGAGATCTGTGCGTTCGCCCGCGAGGTCGACGCCGACGTGGTCGCCACCGGCACGCGGGGGCGGCACGGCGAGAACCGCTTCCTCATCGGCAGCGTCGCCGAGCGCGTCGTCCGCACCTGCGAGAGCCCCGTGCTGACGGTGCGGCAGCTGCAGGAGGCGTAG